The Lagenorhynchus albirostris chromosome 12, mLagAlb1.1, whole genome shotgun sequence nucleotide sequence TGAGGTAGATAGTCCCAACTCCTGGGGAATGCTTTGAGATTTGGGGGCATATCCATGCTTAATCCAGTGTGTTAATCGAATtcaatgagtatttattgagtgccgaCAATGGGTAAGTCACTATGctaatataatggagaaaagagttaCATATTTCAAAGGAACTTATGTTCAAATGAGATATGCCAGTTTACAGCATGATTTATGTAATTATTCCTTTACTGTTGTCACCAaaattgtttccaatcttttgttgtcatttaaGATGCTATCGTGaacattcatcattcattcattttttcactgAATATTGATTCAGTACCTATGTCAATCATTAATCTTAGTGCTGCAAGATTTCATTTTACTGCAACAAATGGAACATGTACCTAATACTTCAAAGTTCCTTTGTGAAATTTCTCCTGTGAGAAATTTTTGTTCAGAAATTACACCAGCTTGTGATTGAATGTTATCACTAAACAGAGAAGGACCAGCCTATAAAATCTCAAGTGAAAAGTTATTGAATACATGCCCATGGCAATCATATCTGCTCtaggagaattttaaaagtacagaacACTTTATCCTTTTGAAGTATATGCCCAATTAGAGATAAAACCCTCCAAAAATTGAGGGTTCTTGGTCTGCTCAGATATATGAGACCCATGGTAGCTGGCAAAAGAAAAGCTGAAGCTAAAGACATTTTTGACCACAGCAAAATAGGGTCATGTCCAGCaaacttctttttaaacattCCCTAGATTCCATATCACCTAAATTCCACATCATCACTTAATCCAGCTAAACATAAAACCCCAAAGTAAAATACGTATGATGATAAGGGAAAGATTGCTTGCTTTTCTCCTAAATTATCAGTATAGTTGCCTTTGAAAACACAGCAAACCAAAGTTTTGTCTTCAGCATTTCAGTCACAATGTAACTTTCCTGCTTACCATGGTTGAGAAGCTCAAGGTTCCTAATTATAAAATGTTCTCTGTCACTGGTCTGTTTGTTGGCCTTAAATACTGTTTTGGCGACCCCTAGTGTGAAACATGATATCAACACCTGTACGTACAGAAAAtccttttataactttaaaacttGCTTACAGAAAAAGggtatctaaaataatttttcaccaAATGAGATGTGATTTTTGTTCATTTCAATTTGAACTTTGTATTTTTCTGCaatagtaataaaatttaaatataatttctggATACACAAGATCTTTGACAATCAATAAGAGGGTAGTTATTTAGAGTATAATACAcccatacagtggaatagtatGCAGCtttcaaacaagacaaaaaaaccaaaacgaaTAAGGAAGATTTTTATGTACTCATATGAGATGATCACCATGATatgtcaaagaaaataaaacaaaaagcaaacaaaaatgtcaAAGTAGAGAACTATGGTGAGCATTTTGCTACcatctaaattttaaaaggggTACAATatcatatatatctgtatatacttaaataaatatatcatatataattgtgttttcattttaaaaatctccgGAAGGATAAATAAGATATGCATGGCAATGGTTACTTACTGAGGATGGGCATGGGAAGTGAGCACATGTTGGGAACTgcattcctttgtatatatttttggttttgaacaATGCCTTGACCATTCAAAATAttaagtgacttaaaaaaaattttaaagcccgCAGCTTTAAAGATAGaccaagaaaagatgaaaagagaagacTGTTACCTCACATTTGCAGACTTAAAAAATAGACTAGacaaaatgtaattttctatctaaaaacatatattttttcttttccttatacaTTCTTTTATTCTATATCCTTTCCACTGGCATCTTGTCTTGCTTATTTTCCTTACTCAGATGCCAAATTGTACGATGGCGTTTGATAGttacattgaagcaacctaacaGGCAGGATCCACTTGAGGTAGTATCTTGGGACTGGAAATAGTAACAGCTCTCCTGGCATGTCTTGCCAACAAGGCCACTGGTTCCAAACCAAAAGTCTTTATTTACAAGAAGTGTAAGAAAATGTGATATTCTTTACTAGGTGACAATTTAAGACTCATAAGGAACATCTTTGAATATATATAGCAGatacccaggaataaatctaataGACGATGTGAAGGATccatatggagaaaattatataagctttatttaaagttaaaaaagtagacttacataaatggaaatatttactatgtgcatagatgagaaaactcaatATAGTTAAGATGACAATTCTTCccaaataaatctataaattcaatgtaaCTACAATTAAATGTGAAGCAGGGTTTCTGTGTTATCTGTAAGCTGATCTTGATacatggaaggttttttttttgatgtctttGAGAGTCATTTGGGGCACTAAGAGTACAAAATACTATTCAGagatttatttagattttaaaagttaatgttcAATTTATTAAAGTTATAAATTGAAAATCTCTTTCCTTAAGCATTTAAGCTCAGCAAAAAATCCTAAACTATTTATTAGCTTAGTAAATTTTCACAATCACTTTTAAGAGGCTTTTGGATAAAATTTAGTTTCACTCCAAATTTTTACTCAAACATTTTATACCATACCTTTTAATGTAATACTTCAATTTTCCTTTCAAGTATTGCAATTGTCTGACCTAACAAATCAAACCTTCTCATGtacttaaattattttcacaaatctaattaattaaatttacaaatatgttttttaaagttctcataTATTCCACATCACTGTATAAAACAGTGATGAATTGTGCCCCAGCCCCGCCAAATGGTGGGGTTAAAGTCCCCAACAAACATTTAACTGCTAATCCCTagtaactcagaatgtgactgcatttggagataggaccttaatgtgaaatgaggtcatatgggtggactctaatccaatatgacttgtgtctttctaagaagaggagattagaacacagacacacagagggaaaacCCTGTGAAGACACaaagagaagatggccatctgcaagaaAAGGAGACAGTCCTCAGAATGAAACCaagcctgccaacaccttgatcttggacttctagcccccagaactgtgaggaaataattttttattatttaagacaCTCAGTTCTTGGTACTTTGTTTTGGCAGCCCTAGGTAACTAATATACCTTGGCTcttaattaatacatgtaaatgtatttcccATCTAGCTCCAAAGGTCTTTGAATTTGAGGTTTTTCCTCTCATATCCTTAGAATCATTCTTAATGATatagaaataatattaattttcatgACTTTATTTGATTACTCAATCACAATTTCCATGAGGATTTTACTGACAATTCTAAATTCATGTGGAAGAGCAAAGGATCAAGAATAgttaagacagggcttccctggtggcgcagtggttgagagtccgcctgccgatgcaggggacatgggttcgtgccccggtccgggaggatcccacgtgccgccccctgagccatggccgctgggcctgtgcgtccggagcctgtgctccgcagcgggagaggccacaacagtgagaggcccgcgtaccgcaaaaggaaaaaaaaacaacaacaacaaagaatagTTAAGACATTTATGAAAGAAGGTACAGGATTTTACCCTGTCAGATATCAAGACTTACTGTAAGGCTACAATAATTAAGATCTTGTGTTACTGGTATGGGTACAGACAAAGAGCCTAATAGAATAGAATgcccagaaacagacctacaCATGTACAACAGAAGCATTAAAGATGAGTAGGGAAAGAATGTATAATGAGTGATTGGTTATCACTGGGAACTAGTTAGCCATATATAGATccgtaaagcaaaacaaaacaaaaacttccaGGTGGATTAAGTTTCTAAACATGAAAAAGCAAAAttctaaaactttttaaagaaaatgaaggaaactatttTTTATGGTCCCAGAGTAGAAgagagttttgtttattttcatttttttaaacccaatgcaaaaagcacaaaccataaaGGAAGGCTGATACATCTGATTACTTTAAACTTAACTTCAGTGTAACAAGAGATACCCTCTCTTTCCATAAAGAAAGGGTAAAGATGAGCcccagactggaaaaaaaatattttcattgcaaATAACTGGCAAGCAAAGTATCCTGATTATTTAAAGATCTCCTTAAAAATTAGTAAGACAAACATCCCAAtaagaaaatgagcaaaggatatgaatatgCAATTCACAGAAGCAGGAATATAACAggccaataaacattttttaaaaagctagataAAACACATAGCTAAAGCTACATATATCAACAGGGATACTGACgaggaaaaaaacaactttcatAACAATACATACATAGTGTCGTTTATATGATGCTTTTAAACATGCATAACAAAAACATCTATTGTTTATGGATATACAAACTTTCAACAATCAAAAACACAGGATCAGGATAATTAATTCTAGATTCAAGACAGGATCCTGAAGTGAATAAATTAGGGAGGGGAATACAAAGAAATTTTCAAGTTCATttgtacagttttatttctttaaaaaacaaaaccaaaaaaaaaaaaaaacaaaaccaaaacaaaataacaaagttgggaacaaaaatggcaaaatggCAAGGTTTGGTATATCTGGATGGTAAATCCACAGGCATGCCTTATAATAGTCTCTACGTTTTAGGAACGATACATTTGTTATTACAGAGTTTAAACTGAAggggcaatttttttttcatttttgatactAGTATTTATCTGATCCCATAAggaatatttttgtaatttaaaaaaattaaaaaaaaaataaagttgagggcttccctggtggcgcagtggttgaaggtccgcctgccgatgcaggggacacgggtttgtgccccgatctgggaagatcccacatgccgcggggcatctgggcccgtgatctatggccactgagcctgcgcgtcgggagcctgtgttccacaacaagagaggccacagcagtgagaggcccgtgtaccgcaaaaacaaaaagcaaacaaaaaaataaagttgaatgtatttaaatcatcatgctgtacattagatctctagactTACTGGTCCAACATAACTGCAACTTTGTaccagaataaaaatattttaaagttatctttCACCTAGTAAAGAGTTCTATTTGGCTGTCATgcagttgtttatccattcatcaaacgTTTTTTGAGAAACAATCTCTGCCAGGCTATGAGGATATCATAAAAGAAGCTTATGATACAAGACATCATCGAAGAAAGTAAACAATTTTTCAAGTAGTTTGTATTCGCGTGAGGAAGTTCTTAAACCAAATATTGGTTATAAAGTGATAATAACAAAGAGACGTACAggataaaaagaggaagaatttaCATCTGTCTGGAGTAGCCAAAGGCAATTTCAAGGAGATACTTTCGAGCTGACTTAAAGGGAGAAATGTTTGCCAGGGGAACAAAAGCATTCCAAGCGGTGGGAACAGTTCCTACGGAGAAATGGAGAGGCGAGCCGCCCGGAAAGATGAGAAGAAAGTATAGGCTGAGGGCGTGTAGGGTGGGGTGAGAAGTTGGAGGGAGGATATCAAAATTAGAAGCTTAAGAGGAAGGAGGGGCTTGATGTGGGCGCCGGAACGTGTCGGAACTGGTGTACTTTTGTCACCAGGCAGGAAACGGCGGCCCTGCAAGCGTTGAAATAACTTTCCACACAACTTGTAAGATACTTGGTTGGCACCAGAACTCGCGTCTCCTGACTTCAGCGTGGTCCACCCCTGGTTGTGAAGGGGCTACTGTGCCTCGTTAGCTTCGAAAGCGGAATTACAGCAAGAGTTCATTTGCCCAGGTGCTTATAGCCCTGTCCTATTAGAGTTTCTCATTTCCACTCAGCCCCAAACCGCCGGAGGATGCTTCACACCTCCCAGACACCGTGCTCCCTTAGGCCGCCCACCGTCTTTTAAACATCCCTCAGGCGTCCCAAGAAGCCTGCGCTCACCACCTCTCGGAGACCACAAGTCCCAGCATGCAAAGCTCCTGTTAGAAAAGGGCCACTAACTAGACCAGGATGCAACGCTCTGCGAAGGGGGCGGGGCTCTCTATAGGGGCGGCCCAGTGGTAGCGTCGCCTGGGCAACCCCAATTCGGTGACAGAATACACTTTCGCTTCCGCCTCTGAGCCCTGGGACCGGGAGTTTGCACTACTTCGTAGATGTGACGCCATCCGTCTGCGACAGCGCGGCTCCGGAGGTTACGCCGGGTGGCCCCTCTCCGGTTTGAAGCCCCAGAGCAGTTCCTTGTCGTCTGCGGCCTCTGACCTGGGAGCAAAGGGAAGAGCGGCGAGATGACGGACCGCTACACCATCCACAGCCAGCTAGAGCATCTGCAGTCCAAGTACATCGGCACCGGCCACGCCGACACCACCAAGTGGGAGTGGCTGGTGAACCAGCACCGCGACTCCTACTGCTCCTACATGGGCCACTTCGACCTTCTCAACTACTTCGCCATTGCCGAGAATGAGAGCAAAGCGCGAGTCCGCTTCAACTTGATGGAGAAGATGCTGCAGCCTTGCGGCCCGCCAGCCGACAAGCCGGAGGAGAACTGAGACCCCGCCGTGTCACCGCTGTACGTGAGCACCTCTCCCTGAGTTCCGCCGGTTTGCCGTCGTTCCCGCGTGTTCCTTCCCCAAGGGGACTGATTTTCCATGCCTCTGCTTCTCGTGTTTTACTTGTGCAGAGGTGCTTACTGGGGGCGTCCCGCCTGACCTGCCTTCCTGTGGACCCTGTTTTCTTGTGGAACACAGCGTTGGGAGACCGTCAGGACCCCTGAAAACTGTTACCGGACGGTGGAGAGAGTCTAAAGCCAGCAAACGTTAGAGAAGACGGCACTGGAGTGAGACGGGATTTAGAGGCTTGTTTTCGGCTAGTTGATTGTCGTTGTTGTTTTTTCCATAAAGTTTGGAAATGTTTCAGTCTCTTGGTGTGGACTACTTGTGTTTTGGTGGAGGGGTCCAGGGGCGGCTCTGGAACTGTGGTTTCAGGGGAGGCGGGAGGATGGTGGGGGGATAAATAAGGGGAGGGTTACGGAGGGGTTGGGCGGTAGTGCAGGACCAACGTTCATTGCCGGACACTTAAATGCGTCCTGCACAACCTTTAGAATGTTCCCCAACCCCGATTTTTCCCAAGAGCTTTTTTCAGGCCCATAACGCTTTCAGTATTGAGGTTTGTGATCATTgtatcccttctttttctttcattcaaaaatatctttGCTGGCATTGCCCTCTCTCTGTAAATTGCATCCTCTCTTTCTTTTGGGACTTTGTGGACGTGTCTCGAGAATTGACAAGCTGTCAAAACGAGTTCTTTCATTAATTcaccattcaacaaatatctgttgagcGCTTTGTGGTAGGCATTTCCCAAGCTTTAGGGGCTTGTATTACACTAGTTGGGGGAGCAGGAGGCCCCACGAACTGTAGACATAAGTAAGCAAATGTTAGAAGGTGCTGTGGAGAATGGGAGTAGCAGTAGGGTTGCAGTTTTAAACAGGACGCTCATGTTAGACTATTGAGAAGCTGACATTTGAGCAGAAACTTTAAGGAAGTGAGGGAAATAGCCATGCAAAAACTAGGGATATtactttccaggcagagggaacttcAGTGCAACGTTCCTAACACAGGGTTGTGTCTGACTTGTTGGAGGAACAGCAAAGAAACAAGTATGGCTGaagggagtgagcaagggaaagAGTACAGGGATAGATTATGGAGAGGAAACAGATAAGAGTAGAGCCCGGTAGTCCAGTGTAGACTTGTGGCTTTTACCCTGAAAAGGTCGGGAGCCATTGGAAGATTATTAAATGATACGATCTGACATATTTCAGATAATTGGGTCTCAAACATTTTGCCCTTGGAACACCattacattcttaaaaattctCGAAGACCCCACAGAGCTTTTGTTTTAGAAGGTTATAGCTGTTGCTGGTCAccaaattagaaatcaaaactgagaaaaattttaaatacctgtaattcatttttaaataataataaaaccattacatgttaacaaaaacattttttatgaaaaataactattttccaaaacaaataatTTCGTGAGAaaatggtgctttttttttttttaaacaattttgcaGATGTCTTCAATGTCTGGCTTAGGATAAGACAGCTGGATTCTtgtatctgcttctgcattcaaacTATTGGGATATGAAGTTTTGgttgaagtattttaaaaaagccaCTTCACGTAAATATATAGTAAGggagaaatctttttttaatttatttatttatttttggctgcgttgggtctttgttgctgcatgtgggcttttctctagttgcagagagcggaggttactcttcattgtggcgtgcaggcttctcattgcagtggcttctcttgtcgtggagcatgggctctggtgtgtgggcttcagtagttgtggcacgcgggctcagtagttgtggcagtcTCAGTAATATCTTCgagggatgtgggatcttcccgaatcAGGGCTCAAGCCCGgatcccctacactggcaggcggattcttaaccactgcgccaccagggaagccccagggagaaatattttaatagccttttcaaataattgtggatattctttgACACTCTAGCAAAACCCAACAAGTGGTAATTTCTTAGAAATTAGTTACAACATGGGGTCCGGTCAATCAACTTTTCATTCTCTATTACATTAAAATTCATTAATCTATCTTGAACTTTGTGGATCTTTTACCCATACGTGATTTTGAAATATCTTGCATTGCTCATTTGGAAAGTGTTGGCTCACTGAGTTACACAGGCCCTCTAAGTGTTGACACATGTCATTGTGTCAACATATCACAATATGTACTTCGTACATATTATTAGTATCACCACTGATCTCATCAGGAAAGTCTTATAGTATTTAAAAGCTGAAAAACTAACAGCGGTGGTATAAGTTTTCCACAATTTGGAGTTTTTGCTTGATAGCTTAAATTTGGTCACTGATAGCAAATACTGTCtgctgttttccttgaagtgacaggccCATTTggttcattttcaagaaaatatctgTCAAATACCCAGAGTAACTGCAGTTCATCAATCTTTCAAGTAAAACTGATgttcctaaaggaaaaaaagccagTTGAGTTTGTAACTCAATAGCAAGTGCTTTTTCTTGAGAAAACTGTTGTGCTTTGGTGGCAGCAGAAATGCTTTATGCATACTACCAGTTTTGTCAtgagaaatatttaagaagatGTGTCCTCATGGGCTAAGAGTTCATAAAATCAGTACGTTTTATtgcttcatcaaggacattctGAAGTGAAactgagttgatttttttattttgtttttattgagagTACATGGCAGTGGAGAATACAATGACTTCCAGTAGTTCGGTGCCACTATCTTGATGGATGCTAAGTGCTAGTAGTTTTACTCACTGTTGCTTTTGTACCATCTGTACAAATATTAACACAGTGAAAATGGCGAATAAAATCTTagtattattaagaaaatagtgTTGACTTCACAGATCTCTGAAGTTCCTTTCCTACCATTTTCActtgaaaataaaactgagagaCTGACAGATTAAACTATAGTTATTTAGACTTGAGTATTTAgcagatattttctccataaATGAATGAGATGGGCcatcacttcaaggaaaacaactgaacTGCTGTTTCAGAGGATctttctggctgctgtgttgagaacagaTATAGGTAATGTAATAGAGAACAGATTGTAATTGTCAGCAATTAAATAAAAGTATCGGTATAAATGCTTTTCCCCCCATAAAGAGTAGGAGAGAGTCAAACTGTAAATCCCCATCCTTACAAAATTGGCATGAGAGTGAGCCCTTGTCCCTCATTGGAGTCTGTAGCAGTAGACCAAGAGAGATGACAACCTGAAATGGAAGTAGAGAAGAAGGCACTGGATATTTAGTATGGGGTAGCTTATATAAAGAATcaaatgaggacttccctggtggcacagtggttaagaatccgcctgccaatgcaggggacacgggttcgatccctggtccaggaagatcccacatgccatggagcagctaagcccgcgggccgcaactactgagcctgcattccagaatccacgagccacaactactgaacccacgagctgcaactactgaagcctacgtgcctagagcccgcgctctgcaacaagagaagccgctgcaacgagaagcccgcgcaccacgaggagtagcccctgctcgctgcaactagagagagcctgtgcacagcaacgaagacccaatgcagccaaaaataaataagaatcaaaTGAGTAATGTGGAAAATAAAGAACTGCAAGAATTTAGAAGAAAGTTAGTAACCTAAAGACCACCATGAACTGGCTTGGTTTATATTGTTAGGATTCATAGGGACAAGGATTTTGGTCTGTTTTATTACCTGATATAGCTCAAGTGTGTAGAATTGTGCCGGCACATcacaagtgttcaataaatgttgagtgTTGAATGTGGAAAGATAGGGCTTAATCTAGACAATACTCTAATTTATGTTTTAGGCAGTCTTCAAGTTCACCAGAGTAGGTCAGACCAAAGAAAAGAGATATTTGAAAACATGCTTCTTagatagtaataatagctaacatattGATAGCTTTTATGGTGTACTAAGTGTTCTATCTTATGTGATCTCTGGGAGgtattatctttgttttacagatgaaacagCTTCAGAAAAgctatttgcccaaggtcacacaattacTATGTGGctaagccaggatttaaaccaaGTCTTTCTAGTTGCAAAGTACAAAGTCTTAAATATACTGTTGCCCAAGCAGGTCTAGTATATGAAAATCATATTAGAATAATTTGAAATAAGTTACTGTCTCagatgaaaaatggaaatattaaaagtTTAGTAGGT carries:
- the SF3B5 gene encoding splicing factor 3B subunit 5, whose protein sequence is MTDRYTIHSQLEHLQSKYIGTGHADTTKWEWLVNQHRDSYCSYMGHFDLLNYFAIAENESKARVRFNLMEKMLQPCGPPADKPEEN